A single window of Caldicellulosiruptor bescii DSM 6725 DNA harbors:
- a CDS encoding type 2 periplasmic-binding domain-containing protein — protein MDWFKSSKKVLSIIVVIAFALSLVIPAFISSTSIAYAKTIPTLTYFVRLDPKVATSYNSYSSIAAYQLLQKKLGVKIVFKHPPVGGETDQFNLMVASRQLTDIIEWNWVDNYPGGPVKAMLDKVIIRLNDYMPKYAPNLSKYLQQHPDIKKLIVTDDGDIYGFPALRGTNPKIACVYYGPQIRNDWLKKLGLKEPETVDDWYKVLKAFVTKDPNGNGKKDERGFTILRNASNPRYAFDYSSFLVGAWGIKTDFFQINGKVKYGPLEPQYKQFIATLQKWWKEGLIDPDILTMNQKVIRANVQNDVIGAWIGLLSGDMGFFLNLKKDIIATKFPVLKKGEQPLLGQAEFLFARTSAAITTACKDIPTAMKVLDWGYSKEGYEAFNYGVLGKSYIKKDGKVYYTDEILKNPQGLSAAEALAKYARASISGPFAQADEYYLQIQMMYPQQKEAVMQKWSDVKNDRILPPLSFTDEESKRLANIMNTVNTYYDEMFLRLMTGKATNVDAFVKTLKQMKIDEAIKIYQAAYDRWKKRK, from the coding sequence ATGGATTGGTTCAAATCTTCTAAAAAGGTTTTAAGTATTATCGTAGTTATTGCATTTGCCTTATCGCTTGTAATTCCAGCATTTATTTCATCAACCTCAATAGCTTATGCAAAAACAATACCAACACTTACCTATTTTGTTCGTCTTGACCCCAAGGTTGCAACATCTTACAACAGCTACTCTTCAATTGCTGCTTACCAGCTTTTGCAGAAAAAACTTGGGGTAAAGATTGTGTTCAAGCACCCACCGGTTGGCGGAGAGACAGACCAGTTCAACTTAATGGTTGCATCAAGACAGCTGACAGACATCATTGAGTGGAACTGGGTTGATAACTATCCTGGTGGACCTGTAAAAGCAATGCTTGATAAGGTAATCATAAGGCTCAATGACTATATGCCAAAATATGCTCCAAATTTATCAAAATACTTACAGCAACATCCTGACATCAAAAAACTTATTGTTACAGACGATGGTGACATTTACGGATTCCCAGCTCTTCGTGGAACAAACCCAAAAATTGCATGCGTATACTATGGACCTCAAATACGAAATGATTGGTTGAAAAAGCTCGGATTAAAAGAACCAGAAACAGTTGATGACTGGTACAAGGTTTTGAAAGCATTTGTAACAAAAGACCCAAACGGCAATGGCAAAAAGGATGAAAGAGGATTTACAATTCTGCGAAATGCTTCAAACCCGAGATATGCATTTGATTATTCTTCCTTCTTAGTTGGTGCATGGGGAATAAAAACAGATTTCTTCCAGATAAATGGAAAGGTCAAATATGGTCCGTTAGAACCACAATACAAACAGTTTATAGCAACACTTCAGAAGTGGTGGAAAGAGGGCCTCATAGACCCGGATATCCTAACAATGAACCAGAAGGTTATAAGAGCAAATGTTCAAAACGATGTAATTGGTGCGTGGATAGGACTTCTTTCTGGCGATATGGGCTTCTTCTTGAACCTGAAGAAAGATATAATAGCTACCAAGTTCCCTGTGCTCAAGAAAGGTGAACAGCCACTTTTAGGACAGGCTGAGTTCTTGTTCGCTCGAACAAGCGCGGCTATAACTACTGCATGTAAAGACATACCAACTGCTATGAAGGTGCTTGACTGGGGTTACAGCAAAGAAGGATATGAAGCGTTCAACTATGGTGTACTTGGAAAGTCTTATATTAAGAAAGATGGCAAGGTTTACTATACAGATGAAATCTTGAAAAACCCACAGGGACTTTCTGCAGCAGAAGCTTTAGCAAAATATGCTCGTGCATCAATCAGCGGTCCTTTTGCTCAAGCTGATGAGTATTATCTACAGATTCAAATGATGTATCCACAACAAAAAGAAGCTGTCATGCAAAAATGGTCTGATGTCAAAAATGACAGAATTTTGCCACCACTTTCGTTTACAGACGAAGAATCCAAGAGACTTGCAAATATTATGAATACAGTCAACACGTACTATGATGAAATGTTCTTAAGACTTATGACTGGAAAAGCAACAAATGTTGATGCATTTGTAAAAACTCTTAAACAAATGAAGATTGATGAGGCTATTAAGATTTATCAAGCTGCATATGACAGATGGAAAAAGAGAAAATAA
- a CDS encoding ABC transporter permease — protein MEKATIKSYQPSRWQELKKDLIRNKSLYLMIIPVVAYYFIFHYIPMYGLQIAFKDFTPAKGIWGSPWVGLEKFKEFFVYDSFYVWRIIRNTILINVYDLIFGFPAPIIFALLLNEIKNSIYKRTLQTVSYMPHFISTVVIVGMIMDFFARDGLINQILKSLGILSEPISFMTEPGWFRPLYVGSGIWQNLGWGSIVYLAAISNIDPQLYEAALIDGAGRFRQTLYVTIPGILPTIVIMFLLRVGHMMNVGFEKVFLMYNPLTYETADVISTYVYRKGLLEMDYSYGAAVGLFNSVINFLLVIFSNKIAKKLTETSLW, from the coding sequence ATGGAAAAAGCAACAATTAAGTCTTATCAGCCAAGTAGATGGCAAGAACTCAAAAAAGACCTTATACGCAACAAAAGCCTCTATTTAATGATTATCCCCGTTGTGGCTTATTATTTTATATTCCATTACATCCCTATGTACGGTCTTCAAATAGCTTTTAAAGACTTTACACCAGCAAAAGGTATTTGGGGCAGTCCATGGGTTGGTTTGGAAAAGTTTAAAGAGTTCTTTGTTTACGATAGCTTTTATGTCTGGAGAATAATCAGAAATACAATACTCATAAACGTTTATGACCTCATATTTGGCTTTCCTGCACCGATAATATTTGCACTGCTTTTAAATGAAATCAAAAACAGCATATACAAAAGGACTCTTCAGACAGTAAGCTACATGCCACACTTTATATCAACAGTCGTTATTGTTGGTATGATTATGGACTTTTTTGCAAGAGATGGTCTTATAAATCAGATTTTAAAATCTCTCGGTATTTTATCAGAACCAATCTCCTTCATGACAGAACCTGGCTGGTTCAGACCACTTTACGTTGGCTCGGGTATTTGGCAAAACCTTGGCTGGGGCTCGATTGTGTACCTTGCTGCAATCTCAAACATAGACCCACAACTTTACGAAGCAGCACTGATTGATGGTGCTGGAAGGTTCAGACAGACACTTTATGTCACAATACCAGGAATACTGCCAACAATTGTTATAATGTTTCTTCTCAGAGTTGGACACATGATGAACGTCGGGTTTGAAAAGGTATTTTTGATGTACAATCCTTTGACATATGAAACAGCAGATGTTATTTCAACCTATGTATACAGAAAAGGTCTTTTGGAGATGGATTATAGCTATGGTGCTGCGGTTGGGCTTTTCAACTCTGTAATCAACTTCTTACTGGTCATATTCTCAAATAAGATTGCTAAAAAACTTACAGAAACATCGCTTTGGTAA
- a CDS encoding carbohydrate ABC transporter permease, which yields MKIRKSAGEIIFDTFNYIFLGLLCFTMLYPMLYVIFASFSNPIKLMAYRGPLLRPLDFSVEAYKLLLSYPMIWIGYRNTLVYVVVGTAINILLTTMGGYVLSRKNLKLKNPIMFFIAFTMYFSGGMIPTYLLVQSLGMIDTIWAMIIPGAISTTNLIIMRTGFHAVPDSLEESARIDGAGDWTILFRIMIPLAMPMIAVMILFYAVGHWNAFFSAIIYLRSRELYPLQLVLREILIMNSTENMTTGISDASDRFAVTELIKYAAIVVSTVPILCIYPFLQKYFVKGVMIGAIKE from the coding sequence ATGAAAATAAGAAAAAGTGCAGGCGAAATAATATTTGATACTTTCAACTATATATTCTTAGGACTGCTGTGCTTTACAATGCTGTATCCAATGCTATATGTTATATTTGCTTCATTTAGCAATCCTATTAAGCTTATGGCATATAGAGGTCCTTTATTGCGACCACTTGACTTTTCTGTTGAGGCATACAAGCTTTTACTTAGCTACCCCATGATTTGGATAGGTTACAGAAATACACTTGTTTACGTTGTTGTAGGAACAGCTATAAACATTCTTCTTACCACAATGGGCGGGTATGTTCTTTCAAGAAAAAACTTAAAGCTCAAAAACCCAATAATGTTTTTCATAGCATTTACCATGTACTTTAGTGGCGGTATGATTCCAACTTACCTTCTTGTCCAATCACTTGGGATGATAGACACAATCTGGGCAATGATAATTCCAGGTGCAATTTCAACAACAAACCTGATTATAATGAGAACTGGTTTCCACGCAGTGCCGGACAGCTTGGAAGAGTCTGCAAGGATAGATGGAGCAGGGGACTGGACAATACTTTTTAGAATCATGATACCCCTTGCAATGCCAATGATAGCGGTAATGATACTCTTTTATGCTGTAGGTCACTGGAACGCGTTTTTCAGTGCGATTATATACCTGCGTTCAAGAGAACTTTATCCACTTCAGCTTGTTTTAAGAGAGATACTTATTATGAACAGCACAGAGAATATGACAACAGGAATTTCAGATGCATCTGACAGGTTTGCTGTGACAGAGCTTATAAAGTATGCAGCGATTGTCGTATCGACAGTACCAATCCTGTGTATATATCCATTTTTGCAAAAGTATTTTGTAAAAGGGGTCATGATTGGGGCTATTAAAGAGTAA